The nucleotide window CCAACAGTATGAGGCGTTGTATGCTCGGGTCTTGCAGGGGAAATAGGGAGACATTCGGCGGAACATTCCGGGAATGTCACGTCAACTCATTTTTGAATACAAAATGTGAAGTCGAGCATGCATTTCGAACCGAAACCGATCCTTTTCGGGATGATCTGAGAAGAAGTCATGGATTGCCCGTCGGCAGCCACTCCACTCGTCGTAGTCATCCACAATAATTCGTCCACCAGGTGCGAGGTGGGGAACAACCCTGGTCAGACAGACCATGACAGAGTCGTACCAGTCACTATCGAGATGAAGCAGAGCAACGGGCTCATTGACAGACAAGACATCCTGGTAGAGTCCCTTGATCAATTCGATTCGTTCTCCGGCCAGATCAAATCCATAGCGTCGAAATGTGTCCACAACGGTTTCATATAAATTCTCTTGGTACCCATAGTACGTCCGCCCCTTGAGCCCTGGAGACAACCCAGCGCGAATCAGTTCATAGCGATCCTGGGCATCACGGCCATCCCTTTCTGATGGCGGTGGGATCATCCCAAAGGCATCGTAGACGCGAAACGTTCTCGTCCTCGCCTTGGCGGCTGCTATGACGAGGGCGGAGCCGCCAAGGGCGCATCCACACTCCA belongs to Gammaproteobacteria bacterium and includes:
- a CDS encoding asparagine synthase; amino-acid sequence: MKNAFPRLLFKAAGYLRLGRLFLSSPGDAAVLRGVRKEALTYLDLPALLDLYTTVKEIEQKGVEGAILECGCALGGSALVIAAAKARTRTFRVYDAFGMIPPPSERDGRDAQDRYELIRAGLSPGLKGRTYYGYQENLYETVVDTFRRYGFDLAGERIELIKGLYQDVLSVNEPVALLHLDSDWYDSVMVCLTRVVPHLAPGGRIIVDDYDEWSGCRRAIHDFFSDHPEKDRFRFEMHARLHILYSKMS